In the Candidatus Woesearchaeota archaeon genome, CGCTGTAGTTAGTATGGTTATGATGGCAAAAGGCAATGCCACAGGATATACTGTTTATGGACGACAAACTGAAAATGTCATTAAACCACTACCAACAAAATCATATGATGATTATGAAAAACCATCATTATATTCTGATGAGGAAATGACAACACGATACGCTGACTGTATGAGTTATATTAATAATGAAGCATATTGCGCATGCAAAAGTAAAGGATTAGGTGACTGTAAAGATCTTTTTGAAGTAACTAATAGTGGTGGAATAAACCAACCTAATGAAGATCCTAGATATGTTACAAGATATGAATAAGAATTTTTTATTTTTTCCTTTATTTCTATAAGATATCTTTTTAAATTAAACCTTATTTGTCTTTAGTTATGACTCCAGACTTGCACAGATTGCTAGTTACAACTGAGGAAATCTATCTAGCTCATTTCTCTCCCACAACCTGCTTTGAACGAGCAATTTTCTTTAGTTGGGGATGCAGTATAGGTGATTGCACGTTCTGCTATATGAGTACACAACCAGATTCTAAAAAACCTGTTGAAACTAAACGTTCTTATGCCTCTATATTTGCTGAATTTATTCTAAGCAAACAATTAGGTTGGGAGATTGGATTTTTTACCGGAGGAATAGGAGTATTTACTCCTGATGAAGTTGAGTTTATGTTAAAAGTTGCAGTTCAGATTATTGGTGATAAACTCTGGCTCTCTGTTGGACCTTTATCAAAACCTTTGCTTATCAGATATTTGCCTTATATTAAAGGCGTTGTTGGATCGACCGAGACTATTAATCCAATTCTTCATAAACAAGTATGTCCTTCAAAACCATTAGAACCTTATCAAAATATGTTTGTTGCTGCTAATGAGTTAGGTTTGAAAAAAGCGATGACTTTTATTGTTGGGATGGGTGAATCACGCAATGATATGGTGTTACTTAAAGAATTTATTATCAAATATAAGATTGATAAAATTCATATATATGGTTTAATTCCACAAAAAGGAACGCCTTTTCAACATAGTCCTCCACCAACTGCTGAAGAACAAGCATGGTGGATTGCTCAACTAAGGATGAGTTTTCCTCATTTAGATATTCAATGTGGCATATGGAAGGATAGAGTCGATAGAATACCATTATTATTAAAAGCTGGAGCTAATTCCATCAGCAAGTTTCCTGCATTAAAAGAGTTTGGGAAACAAACTGCTATTAGTCTTGAAGAAGGATGCAAACTTGCTGGTCGAGAAATGATCGGAACGTTGACCAAGCTGCCTTATTGCAATTGGGAGCAAGAAGTTACTCGATTAGATATTGATGAGGAGCTGAAAAAAGATATTTTAGATAAATTATTATTCTATTTAGAAGAAATGGGTGGAGAAAAATGTTTGATCCAAATAAAGCAGTGAATAATTTAGTTATGGAATTGAAGAATTTTTTTAAGTTTCGTGGGTTTAGTGACGCAGTTATAGGATTAAGTGGTGGCGTTGATTCCAGTGTTACTTGCGCATTAGCTGTTAAAGCTCTTGGCAAAGAACATGTTACTGGTATTATTATGCCTGAACTTGGCGTAAGCAGCAAAGAAAGTGTTAATGATGCACAACAAGTAGCTGGGCAATTAGGAATTAAAGTATTGTATCAACCGATTAATGATATTCTTAAGAGTTATCAATTACCGTTTTGTTTGAATAAGATTGCTCAGATGAATTTGAAAGCTCGTGTTAGAGCTAATATTCTTTATGCTTATGCTAATACTCATGATGCTCTTGTATTAGGAACTGGCAATAAAACTGAAATTCTTATGGGATATGCAACTAAGTATGGCGATGCTGCCTGTGATGTATTGCCTATTGGCAGTTTGTATAAAATTCAGGTTTGGGAAATTGCTCGGCTGTTAGGAATACCTTTGCAGATTATTCGGAAGAAACCTTCTGCTGAATTATATCAAGGACAATTTGATGAAGATGAATTAGGGTATAGTTATCAAGAATTAGATCATTTCTTAATTGAAGGACCTGTTCCGTTGGAAATTGCTAATAGGATTGATAGGAATAAACATAAGAGTGAAAGTGTGCCTATTCTGAAATTTGATTAAAAAGTATTCTTGCTATTGTTTATATTAAAAAAGAATTAATAAAAGGGAAAAGAAATTATTGCACATACACATAATCTAAAAGTACGACATCTGTTTGTTTTGTTGGCGTATTTACTTTCTTAATATCTTTTATTATAAAAAACAAGTCAAACGGTTCAGGTACATACATATCATTAACGGACATCGCAGCTTTCTGCTTTCCATTTAAATCTAATAAAGGAAGCTCAAATTCACCAGATTCTGTTTTAATTTTTTTAGTTTTCAAGAATGTAATTACATGAGTGCTACCATAAGGTTTGAAAACAATTTGCTCATTTTTACTTAACCATTGATTACCATGCTTCAATTTTGCATTGCAAGATCTCTTTAATGGATCTACCAAAGGAACAATATAACGAATATTGATAACATTAAAATTCTGTGATTCAGATGATAATTGATTTATTTTATGGATAGTAAAAACAAGATGAGGATAATCTATGCTTTCTCCCTCCATTACCCAGAATTCTTCTCCTCCGTTAATTGACAACTTTGCAGAACTGATATTCGGATTACCTTCGGTGAAACCTTGCTTAACTTCAAAAAGTTTAATTGTATAAGTTTCCCCTATAGTTTTGACTATTAATTCATCTCCAATGCTTAACCAATTGTTATCATTTAACTCTAAAGTCTTCAAACAACGCGCCTTATATCCTTGACCTGCAACATCATTAGATGTTTGCACACTATTTACATCCATCACTACATACCCAACTGCTAAAACTGCTAAAATAAGAAATACTAATAACTCTTTTGATAATGGTTTACCCATGATAACACCTCTTTTAGAGGTCACTTGGATTTTAGTTATTTAAATATATATATATATATATATGAACATATAGTTTGTAGAATATGTTTTGTGAATGAAAACATTTATATAGTTAATATTATCATAATAATATAATAATATTATCACGGTAATACTAATGGAAAACAACACATTTTATGACAGGAAACAAGAACTTGCAATGTTAAAAAGCAAGTATGCTGCGTTGAAATCAGGAGAATTGCTTGTTATTTATGGGAGAAGAAGGGTAGGAAAGACTGAATTGATACGTCAATTTATTAAAAATGTACCTGAAAACAAGTTCTATTTTTATGTTGATTTAGTGGAAAAACAAGGATTATTGGATTCCCTCTCTAAATCTGTCTATGAACAACTACAAGAAACAATGAGATTTGCGGATTTTAGTGATTTTTTAAGTTATATCCAAGCTAAATCTGACAATGGTTTTGTATTGGTACTTGATGAATTTCAAAGATTTCTTGAAGTTGCGCCAGAGTTTATAACACAATTGCAAAATTATTGGGATCAACATTTGAAACAGAAAAAAATAATGATTGTTTTAGTCGGATCTTCAATTGGTATGATACATAAAATTACCAACAGCAAAACTGGCGCGTTATATGGGAGAGCAACGAGAATTAAAATATCTCCTTTTAAGTATGCAGATTTCAGGCTAATGTTTAAAGAATTATCTGAAGAAGAAAAGATTATTCTGTTCTCAGTATTTGGAGGAACACCTTATTATTTAGAAAAAGTAAAAAAATTAGAAGGTGATGTATATGCTAAAATATCAGCATTATTGCTTAAGAAAGGAGCTGAACTATTTGAAGAACCGAAAAACTTGTTAGAATATGAGCAGGTTAGAATTCATGCCAAATATAATTCAATATTGCAAGCTGCGTCATCTGGGAAAGAAACAATTAAGGAAATTAATGATTTTACCGGCATACCCATAAATATCATGCCTGCTTACATAAACAAACTTGATGAACTGTTAGATTTGCTCATGAAGAAAAATCCTGTTCTTGGCAAAGAAAGATTAGGGAGATATTGTGTCAGTGATAACTTTTTCAATTTTTGGTATAGATTTATCTTTCCAAACCAAACCGCATTAAATCTAGGCAATTATACTTTAGTTCAAGACATTATAAAAGAAAATCTAAATTCATATGTTGGAAAAATGTTTGAAGAGATATGCAAAGAATTGCTCATTAGTTATCTTAATAAAAAAACAAATGGTTATACTCTTGACTTTCAAGATATCGGAACATGGTGGAACCGTTCAGGAGAAGAAATTGACCTTGTAGCCTACAATAACAAAACAAGAAAAATATTAGTTGGAGAAGTAAAATGGACTAATAAGCTTGTTGATGCCGAAGTATTAGATCAACTGATGAGAAAATCAAAAATGATTAATTTTAATGGTGAATATAAATTCTTGATTATATCAAAAAGTGGTTTTACTGATATATGCCTCAAAAAGATGAAAGAATTTAATGTTCTCTACCTTGATTTAGAAGATATTGAAAAAATGTTTAATCAAATATAAAAAGAAAAAATTATTTTATCATTAGTACTTGTA is a window encoding:
- a CDS encoding radical SAM protein; this translates as MTPDLHRLLVTTEEIYLAHFSPTTCFERAIFFSWGCSIGDCTFCYMSTQPDSKKPVETKRSYASIFAEFILSKQLGWEIGFFTGGIGVFTPDEVEFMLKVAVQIIGDKLWLSVGPLSKPLLIRYLPYIKGVVGSTETINPILHKQVCPSKPLEPYQNMFVAANELGLKKAMTFIVGMGESRNDMVLLKEFIIKYKIDKIHIYGLIPQKGTPFQHSPPPTAEEQAWWIAQLRMSFPHLDIQCGIWKDRVDRIPLLLKAGANSISKFPALKEFGKQTAISLEEGCKLAGREMIGTLTKLPYCNWEQEVTRLDIDEELKKDILDKLLFYLEEMGGEKCLIQIKQ
- a CDS encoding NAD+ synthase; the protein is MFDPNKAVNNLVMELKNFFKFRGFSDAVIGLSGGVDSSVTCALAVKALGKEHVTGIIMPELGVSSKESVNDAQQVAGQLGIKVLYQPINDILKSYQLPFCLNKIAQMNLKARVRANILYAYANTHDALVLGTGNKTEILMGYATKYGDAACDVLPIGSLYKIQVWEIARLLGIPLQIIRKKPSAELYQGQFDEDELGYSYQELDHFLIEGPVPLEIANRIDRNKHKSESVPILKFD
- a CDS encoding AAA family ATPase, encoding MENNTFYDRKQELAMLKSKYAALKSGELLVIYGRRRVGKTELIRQFIKNVPENKFYFYVDLVEKQGLLDSLSKSVYEQLQETMRFADFSDFLSYIQAKSDNGFVLVLDEFQRFLEVAPEFITQLQNYWDQHLKQKKIMIVLVGSSIGMIHKITNSKTGALYGRATRIKISPFKYADFRLMFKELSEEEKIILFSVFGGTPYYLEKVKKLEGDVYAKISALLLKKGAELFEEPKNLLEYEQVRIHAKYNSILQAASSGKETIKEINDFTGIPINIMPAYINKLDELLDLLMKKNPVLGKERLGRYCVSDNFFNFWYRFIFPNQTALNLGNYTLVQDIIKENLNSYVGKMFEEICKELLISYLNKKTNGYTLDFQDIGTWWNRSGEEIDLVAYNNKTRKILVGEVKWTNKLVDAEVLDQLMRKSKMINFNGEYKFLIISKSGFTDICLKKMKEFNVLYLDLEDIEKMFNQI